One genomic window of Puniceibacterium sp. IMCC21224 includes the following:
- a CDS encoding carboxymuconolactone decarboxylase family protein, which translates to MSDEDLTAKLATLRDKRGYLLPHHGLLALTAPALLTAYDAVYTAMTLDDRVLSHHDREFVWLGILIATDEEIATHHIAKFRAAGGSEDEIRAAVSLTATVCGFRAYHFAAHDWAAHLGNIDFRADWNRAVLAAGKGVGPRLCHLTACAIQICNGAWDGLRWQLDHAYAAAVPEAELAEAISLTMFPGSVPYFVTAAGIWKEMIAAGELPASDAFRIWANMPGQGGHGSDD; encoded by the coding sequence ATGAGTGACGAAGACCTGACCGCAAAGCTGGCAACGCTGCGTGACAAACGCGGATACCTGCTGCCGCATCACGGGTTGCTGGCGCTGACCGCCCCGGCGCTGCTGACTGCCTATGATGCTGTCTATACCGCGATGACTCTGGATGACCGCGTGCTGTCGCATCATGATCGCGAGTTCGTCTGGCTGGGTATCCTGATTGCCACGGACGAGGAAATCGCGACGCATCACATTGCCAAGTTCCGCGCGGCGGGCGGCAGCGAAGATGAGATCCGGGCGGCAGTGTCGCTGACTGCGACGGTCTGCGGTTTTCGCGCCTATCATTTTGCGGCGCATGATTGGGCCGCACATCTGGGCAATATTGACTTTCGTGCCGACTGGAACCGGGCGGTTCTGGCCGCCGGCAAAGGGGTCGGCCCCAGACTGTGCCATCTGACGGCCTGCGCCATTCAGATCTGCAACGGCGCATGGGATGGGCTGCGCTGGCAGCTGGATCACGCCTATGCCGCGGCTGTGCCCGAAGCCGAGCTGGCCGAGGCAATTTCGCTGACCATGTTTCCCGGCAGCGTGCCCTATTTTGTGACTGCCGCCGGTATCTGGAAAGAGATGATTGCCGCCGGGGAGTTGCCTGCCTCGGACGCGTTTCGGATCTGGGCGAACATGCCTGGACAGGGCGGACACGGGTCGGATGACTGA
- a CDS encoding GMC family oxidoreductase gives MSRDIHADVIVVGSGSAGAVVAGRLAAETDAQVLLIEAGGRGRNPLFRVPLMTGILLRGRYANWYYHTEPEPGLDRRRLFWPRGKVLGGSSSINGMVWTRGLPSDYDGWAQRGLPGWGWDDVQARFLRIEGHQKLSDFPDINPLSQAFLDAGVQAGHPRTTDFNGPSPEGMGRYDFTIAGGRRLSAASAWLAPHRDRPNLRILTGAHALRVLVEGGRAVGLELAQGSARITARAASEVVLSCGTVNTPQLLMLSGIGPADHLNDHGIAVCHDLPGVGQGVQDHLLVRVEHDCTRPVTLHNLLRADRAALALGQAMLFGTGPAARFPLEAGAFLRSDPALDTPDLQAHFLPGRSTAAVRVPFRKATAQQGHGFFANIYQMRPESRGQIRLQSDDPKVPPAITGGYLTAPRDIAVLRAGVRRLREIFAQSAFDNWRGPEIRPSAGVQSDADLDTWIRANAESVFHPVGSCRMGNDALAVTDAALKVHGIDGLRIADASVMPTLTSNNTQAPTSMIGMHAADLVIAALDADTRKGVA, from the coding sequence GACCGGGATTTTGCTGCGCGGACGGTATGCCAACTGGTATTATCACACCGAACCCGAGCCGGGCCTTGACAGGCGTCGCCTGTTCTGGCCGCGCGGCAAGGTGCTGGGCGGTTCGTCGTCGATCAACGGCATGGTCTGGACCCGTGGTCTGCCCTCGGACTACGATGGCTGGGCGCAACGCGGGCTGCCCGGTTGGGGCTGGGACGACGTTCAGGCCCGGTTTCTCCGGATCGAGGGGCACCAAAAGCTGAGCGATTTCCCCGACATCAATCCACTGTCACAGGCGTTTCTGGATGCGGGTGTGCAGGCGGGCCATCCACGCACGACAGATTTTAACGGTCCCTCACCCGAGGGCATGGGCCGCTATGATTTCACCATCGCCGGGGGGCGCAGGCTCAGCGCGGCAAGCGCCTGGCTCGCGCCGCACAGGGACCGGCCAAACCTGCGCATCCTGACCGGGGCCCACGCGCTGCGGGTTCTGGTCGAAGGCGGGCGCGCCGTTGGGTTGGAACTGGCGCAAGGATCCGCGCGGATCACCGCGCGCGCTGCCAGCGAAGTGGTATTAAGCTGCGGCACGGTGAACACGCCCCAACTGTTGATGCTGTCGGGGATTGGACCGGCGGATCATCTGAATGACCACGGGATCGCGGTGTGCCACGATCTGCCCGGCGTGGGGCAGGGGGTGCAGGATCACCTTCTGGTGCGGGTCGAGCATGATTGCACCCGCCCTGTCACCTTGCACAATCTGTTGCGTGCCGACCGCGCCGCGCTGGCGTTGGGGCAGGCGATGCTGTTCGGCACTGGCCCCGCAGCGCGCTTTCCGCTTGAGGCGGGGGCGTTCCTGCGTTCTGATCCGGCGTTGGATACACCCGATCTTCAGGCGCATTTTCTGCCCGGCCGGTCGACCGCTGCCGTTCGTGTGCCGTTTCGCAAGGCGACGGCGCAGCAGGGTCATGGGTTCTTCGCCAATATCTACCAGATGCGCCCCGAAAGCCGTGGCCAGATCCGGTTGCAGAGTGATGATCCCAAAGTTCCGCCCGCTATCACCGGCGGATACCTGACCGCGCCGCGCGACATCGCGGTGTTGCGCGCCGGGGTCCGGCGGCTGCGCGAGATTTTTGCCCAGAGCGCGTTTGACAACTGGCGCGGGCCTGAGATCCGGCCTAGTGCAGGGGTGCAATCTGATGCTGATCTGGACACCTGGATCCGGGCCAATGCTGAATCCGTTTTTCACCCGGTCGGGTCGTGTCGAATGGGCAATGACGCTCTGGCCGTCACGGATGCCGCGCTGAAGGTACACGGGATTGACGGGCTGCGCATTGCCGATGCTTCGGTGATGCCAACGCTGACCAGCAACAACACACAGGCGCCCACCTCAATGATCGGTATGCATGCAGCCGATCTGGTGATTGCGGCGCTTGATGCAGACACACGCAAGGGGGTGGCATGA